One region of Primulina tabacum isolate GXHZ01 chromosome 1, ASM2559414v2, whole genome shotgun sequence genomic DNA includes:
- the LOC142520089 gene encoding AT-hook motif nuclear-localized protein 23-like, giving the protein MAGLNLGSASHFVSQLHRPDFGHLQRSEDESNRSVFSGENTDTSHQGLDLVNSNTSPGDAVARRPRGRPAGSKNRPKPPVIITRESANTLRAHILEVGGGYDVFEVVATYARKRQRGVCILSGTGTVNNVSLRQPEAAGSVVTLHGRFEILSLSGSFLPSPAPPGATSLTIYLAGGQGQVVGGNVVGALIASGPVIIIAASFTNVAYERLPLEEEEALQLQTPPPSHPNSDGGSGGNQFPDPSSMGLPLFNLPLNGQLPMDLAWASNSGGRQPY; this is encoded by the coding sequence ATGGCAGGTTTGAATTTAGGTTCAGCTTCTCACTTTGTTTCTCAGCTGCACAGGCCAGACTTTGGCCACCTTCAAAGATCTGAAGATGAATCGAATCGCAGTGTATTTTCCGGTGAAAATACGGATACTTCTCATCAGGGTTTGGATTTAGTCAACTCTAATACCAGCCCTGGTGATGCGGTGGCGCGTAGACCTAGAGGGCGTCCTGCTGGATCCAAAAACAGGCCAAAACCACCGGTGATAATAACCCGTGAAAGCGCAAACACTCTCCGAGCGCATATACTGGAGGTGGGTGGCGGATACGACGTGTTTGAGGTGGTGGCGACCTATGCAAGGAAGCGGCAGAGAGGGGTTTGCATACTGAGCGGGACGGGGACAGTCAACAACGTCAGCTTACGGCAGCCCGAAGCGGCAGGCAGCGTGGTCACCCTCCACGGTAGGTTCGAGATTTTGTCCTTGTCAGGGTCCTTTCTGCCGTCGCCTGCACCACCTGGAGCCACAAGCTTGACCATATATCTGGCCGGCGGACAGGGACAGGTGGTGGGAGGGAATGTTGTGGGAGCTTTGATTGCATCGGGGCCGGTAATTATCATAGCAGCGTCGTTCACTAACGTGGCGTACGAAAGGCTGCCGTTGGAGGAAGAGGAAGCACTCCAGTTGCAGACTCCGCCACCTTCTCACCCTAATTCCGATGGTGGAAGTGGAGGGAACCAGTTTCCGGATCCTTCTTCGATGGGGCTTCCATTATTCAATCTGCCACTCAACGGTCAGCTCCCAATGGACCTTGCATGGGCATCAAACTCCGGCGGCCGGCAGCCATATTAG